A stretch of Prunus dulcis chromosome 6, ALMONDv2, whole genome shotgun sequence DNA encodes these proteins:
- the LOC117632714 gene encoding glutathione S-transferase L3-like yields the protein MHHRSPTHIFVPARDFTHRESSYSPYKRITHFAHRQHCSPYSYCPKRKTTLNLLQGKAPTMAYKHEDLSPPLDSTSSPPPLFDGTTRLYVCYTCPFAQRVWITRNYKGLQDKIKLVPINLQNRPAWYKEKVYPENKVPSLEHNGKVIGESLDLIKYVDNNFEGPSLFPTDPERRKFGEELITYTDTFTRALYSSFKGDAAKEADAQFDYLENALKKFDDGPFFLGQFSLVDIAYIPFVERFQVFLSEVFKYDITAGRPKLAAWFEEINKIEAYKVTKTDPKELVEFYKKRFLDQQ from the exons ATGCACCACCGAAGCCCAACGCACATATTCGTCCCTGCTCGCGACTTCACACATAGGGAATCCTCTTACAGTCCCTATAAAAGGATCACCCACTTTGCACATAGACAACATTGTTCGCCATATTCTTATtgcccaaaaagaaaaaccacaCTGAACCTTCTGCAAGGCAAAGCACCAACAATGGCTTACAA ACATGAGGATCTTTCTCCACCGTTGGATTCCACTTCCAGCCCACCTCCTCTTTTTGATGGCACTACAAG GCTGTACGTATGTTATACCTGCCCATTTGCACAGCGGGTGTGGATCACTAGGAATTATAAG GGTTTGCAAGATAAGATCAAGTTAGTCCCTATAAATCTTCAAAACAGGCCTGCTTGGTACAAGGAAAAGGTCTATCCTGAGAATAAG GTGCCATCACTGGAGCACAATGGAAAGGTCATTGGAGAGAGTCTTGATCTGATCAAATATGTGGATAATAACTTTGAAGGGCCTTCACTTTTCCCCACT GATCCTGAGAGAAGAAAGTTTGGTGAAGAACTAATAACCTACACTGATACCTTCACTAGGGCCTTGTATTCTTCATTCAAAGGAGACGCAGCGAAAGAAGCCG ATGCTCAGTTTGATTACTTAGAGAATGCTCTTAAAAAGTTTGATGATGGGCCATTCTTTCTGGGTCAGTTCAGTTTG GTGGACATAGCCTATATCCCGTTTGTTGAGAGATTCCAAGTCTTCTTATCAGAGGTGTTCAAGTATGACATCACAGCAGGCAGGCCTAAACTAGCAGCATGGTTTGAG GAAATCAACAAGATTGAAGCTTATAAGGTGACCAAAACTGATCCAAAGGAGCTTGTTGAATTCTACAAGAAGCGCTTCTTG GACCAACAGTAA
- the LOC117632495 gene encoding GTPase-activating protein GYP2 isoform X1, which translates to MMAEQSFNVLHAPKPRRDAYGFALRPQHVQRYREYSHIYKEEEEERSNKWKNFLEHVEKSSELSSPEKAHKEELQAEATERKAETVPESGEEGNDTSSGKSVSGCSSERDPEKELQHSKETKKSKVQTWTLIRSSLGSIENMMSFRIRKGKIMKDKQIIVDKDHLPSEAASLGGASEDDVEEDVCFSDALNDSPDAFTAENSVSDGFSDSVKVAGEVEAMDGGVPHSVQSIGTEEAVANGVPPEPFFPWKLELESLVHGGVPTDLRGEVWQAFVGVKARRVERYYYELLAQETNTTESVDKDNSSGVPRKWRRQIEKDIPRTFPGHPALNEDGRNSLRRLLLAYARHNPSVGYCQAMNFFAGLLLLLMPEENAFWTLVGIIDEYFDGYYTEEMIESQVDQLVFEELVRENFPKLVNHLDYLGVQVAWFTGPWFLSIFVNMIPWESVIRVWDVLLFEGNRVMLFRTALALLELYGPALVTTKDAGDAITLLQSLVGSTFDSSQLVLTACMGFLAITETRLQDLRDKHRPAVLAVVEERSKMGQVWKDSKGLASKLYSFKHDPIVTEEKKTTEEGTTDGYVSHSKSGSRNLDELLSGTSVDSEVDSLPELQDQVIWLKVELCRMLEEKRSAVLRAEELETALMEIVKLDNRRELSARVEQLEKEVAELQQALADKTEQEAAMLKVLMWMEQEQKVTEDARISAEQEVAVQKNAVHVLQEKYDKAMSSLTEMEKRVKVAESMLEATLQYESGQAKALKSPRAATTQGNTKKLGILSFGLGWRDRNKGASDLKSPSEQREPSSPKDKTGEEEKGHAK; encoded by the exons aTGATGGCGGAACAGAGCTTCAATGTCCTCCACGCTCCAAAGCCCAGGAG GGACGCCTATGGATTTGCTTTGAGACCTCAGCATGTACAAAGATATAGAGAGTACTCTCATATCTACAAG gaggaggaagaggaaagaTCAAATAAATGGAAGAACTTCCTTGAACATGTAGAGAAATCTTCTGAACTGTCCTCTCCTGAGAAGGCACATAAAGAAGAATTGCAGGCTGAAGCTACTGAGCGGAAAGCAGAGACAGTTCCTGAGAGTGGTGAGGAAGGGAATGATACAAGTAGTGGGAAATCTGTTTCGGGTTGTTCATCAGAAAGAGATCCCGAAAAGGAGCTTCAACattcaaaagaaacaaaaaaaagtaaggtCCAAACATGGACTCTCATTAGATCATCCCTTGGTTCCATTGAAAATATGATGAGCTTTCGTATTAGGAAGGGAAAAATTATGAAAGATAAGCAGATAATTGTGGATAAAGACCACCTTCCATCAGAAGCAGCCTCTTTAGGAGGGGCATCTGAGGATGACGTTGAGGAAGACGTTTGCTTTAGCGATGCTTTGAACGACAGTCCGGATGCCTTCACTGCAGAAAATTCTGTAAGTGATGGGTTCTCTGACAGTGTGAAAGTTGCTGGGGAAGTAGAGGCTATGGATGGTGGTGTCCCTCACAGTGTGCAAAGCATTGGGACAGAGGAAGCTGTGGCTAATGGGGTCCCTCCAGAGCCTTTCTTTCCTTGGAAACTAGAACTGGAGTCTCTAGTTCATGGGGGAGTGCCAACGGATCTGAGGGGAGAG GTATGGCAAGCTTTTGTTGGTGTGAAGGCTCGTCGGGTGGAGAGATATTACTACGAATTGCTGGCTCAAGAAACAAATACTACTGAAAGCGTGGATAAAGACAACTCATCTGGTGTTCccagaaaatggagaaggcaGATTGAGAAG GACATACCACGTACATTTCCAGGGCATCCTGCATTGAATGAGGATGGTCGTAATTCACTGAGGCGTTTGCTTTTAGCTTATGCTCGCCATAACCCCTCTGTTGGGTATTGCCAG GCAATGAATTTCTTTGCAGGGTTATTGCTACTTCTGATGCCCGAGGAAAATGCCTTTTG gACTTTGGTGGGTATAATTGACGAATATTTTGATGGCTACTATACTGAGGAAATGATAGAATCTCAG GTGGACCAACTTGTATTTGAGGAGTTGGTGCgagaaaattttccaaaattgg TGAATCATTTGGATTACTTAGGAGTCCAGGTGGCATGGTTCACTGGACCTTGGTTCCTTTCCATATTTGTAAATATGATTCCTTGGGAAAGTG TTATTCGAGTTTGGGATGTGCTTCTATTTGAAGGAAATCGTGTTATGCTTTTTCGAACAGCGCTAGCATTATTGGAGCTATATG GTCCGGCTTTAGTTACCACTAAAGATGCCGGGGATGCTATTACTTTATTGCAGTCCCTTGTAGGCTCAACATTTGATAGCAGCCAGCTTGTTTTGACTGCTTGCATGGGGTTTTTGGCTATAACTGAAACTAGATTGCAAGATTTGAGAGATAAGCATCGGCCAGCTGTATTAGCAGTAGTTGAGGAAAGATCTAAAATGGGTCAGGTTTGGAAGGATTCCAAAGGGCTTGCATCTAAGCTGTATAGTTTTAAGCATGATCCTATTgtaacagaagaaaaaaaaactactgAAGAAGGCACTACAGATGGCTATGTATCTCATTCGAAATCTGGCTCCCGTAATCTTGATGAATTACTTAGTGGCACATCCGTTGATTCAGAAGTAGATTCTTTACCAGAGCTTCAGGATCAG GTCATTTGGTTGAAGGTTGAGCTATGCAGAATGCTGGAGGAGAAAAGATCTGCTGTACTCAG AGCTGAGGAGTTGGAGACAGCGCTTATGGAGATTGTCAAGCTTGATAATCGACGAGAATTAAGTGCAAGG GTTGAGCAGTTGGAGAAAGAGGTGGCTGAGCTACAGCAAGCCCTTGCTGATAAGACAGAGCAAGAGGCTGCAATGCTTAAG GTCTTGATGTGGATGGAGCAAGAGCAGAAGGTAACTGAAGATGCTCGAATAAGTGCCGAGCAAGAAGTAGCTGTTCAGAAAAATGCAGTTCATGTGCTTCAg gaaaaatatgacaaagCCATGTCTTCACTTACTGAGATGGAAAAGAGAGTAAAAGTGGCAGAATCGATGTTGGAAGCTACATTGCAATATGAATCTGGACAAGCCAAAGCACTAAAATCTCCACG GGCTGCGACCACCCAGGGGAACACCAAAAAGTTAGGCATTCTGTCATTTGGACTTGGTTGGCGTGACAGAAATAAG GGAGCCAGTGACTTGAAATCACCCAGTGAACAGAGAGAGCCAAGCTCTCCAAAGGACAAAACTGGTGAGGAAGAGAAGGGGCATGCAAAGTGA
- the LOC117632495 gene encoding rab GTPase-activating protein 1 isoform X2 produces MMAEQSFNVLHAPKPRRDAYGFALRPQHVQRYREYSHIYKEEEEERSNKWKNFLEHVEKSSELSSPEKAHKEELQAEATERKAETVPESGEEGNDTSSGKSVSGCSSERDPEKELQHSKETKKSKVQTWTLIRSSLGSIENMMSFRIRKGKIMKDKQIIVDKDHLPSEAASLGGASEDDVEEDVCFSDALNDSPDAFTAENSVSDGFSDSVKVAGEVEAMDGGVPHSVQSIGTEEAVANGVPPEPFFPWKLELESLVHGGVPTDLRGEVWQAFVGVKARRVERYYYELLAQETNTTESVDKDNSSGVPRKWRRQIEKDIPRTFPGHPALNEDGRNSLRRLLLAYARHNPSVGYCQAMNFFAGLLLLLMPEENAFWTLVGIIDEYFDGYYTEEMIESQVDQLVFEELVRENFPKLVNHLDYLGVQVAWFTGPWFLSIFVNMIPWESVIRVWDVLLFEGNRVMLFRTALALLELYGPALVTTKDAGDAITLLQSLVGSTFDSSQLVLTACMGFLAITETRLQDLRDKHRPAVLAVVEERSKMGQVWKDSKGLASKLYSFKHDPIVTEEKKTTEEGTTDGYVSHSKSGSRNLDELLSGTSVDSEVDSLPELQDQVIWLKVELCRMLEEKRSAVLRLSSWRKRWLSYSKPLLIRQSKRLQCLRS; encoded by the exons aTGATGGCGGAACAGAGCTTCAATGTCCTCCACGCTCCAAAGCCCAGGAG GGACGCCTATGGATTTGCTTTGAGACCTCAGCATGTACAAAGATATAGAGAGTACTCTCATATCTACAAG gaggaggaagaggaaagaTCAAATAAATGGAAGAACTTCCTTGAACATGTAGAGAAATCTTCTGAACTGTCCTCTCCTGAGAAGGCACATAAAGAAGAATTGCAGGCTGAAGCTACTGAGCGGAAAGCAGAGACAGTTCCTGAGAGTGGTGAGGAAGGGAATGATACAAGTAGTGGGAAATCTGTTTCGGGTTGTTCATCAGAAAGAGATCCCGAAAAGGAGCTTCAACattcaaaagaaacaaaaaaaagtaaggtCCAAACATGGACTCTCATTAGATCATCCCTTGGTTCCATTGAAAATATGATGAGCTTTCGTATTAGGAAGGGAAAAATTATGAAAGATAAGCAGATAATTGTGGATAAAGACCACCTTCCATCAGAAGCAGCCTCTTTAGGAGGGGCATCTGAGGATGACGTTGAGGAAGACGTTTGCTTTAGCGATGCTTTGAACGACAGTCCGGATGCCTTCACTGCAGAAAATTCTGTAAGTGATGGGTTCTCTGACAGTGTGAAAGTTGCTGGGGAAGTAGAGGCTATGGATGGTGGTGTCCCTCACAGTGTGCAAAGCATTGGGACAGAGGAAGCTGTGGCTAATGGGGTCCCTCCAGAGCCTTTCTTTCCTTGGAAACTAGAACTGGAGTCTCTAGTTCATGGGGGAGTGCCAACGGATCTGAGGGGAGAG GTATGGCAAGCTTTTGTTGGTGTGAAGGCTCGTCGGGTGGAGAGATATTACTACGAATTGCTGGCTCAAGAAACAAATACTACTGAAAGCGTGGATAAAGACAACTCATCTGGTGTTCccagaaaatggagaaggcaGATTGAGAAG GACATACCACGTACATTTCCAGGGCATCCTGCATTGAATGAGGATGGTCGTAATTCACTGAGGCGTTTGCTTTTAGCTTATGCTCGCCATAACCCCTCTGTTGGGTATTGCCAG GCAATGAATTTCTTTGCAGGGTTATTGCTACTTCTGATGCCCGAGGAAAATGCCTTTTG gACTTTGGTGGGTATAATTGACGAATATTTTGATGGCTACTATACTGAGGAAATGATAGAATCTCAG GTGGACCAACTTGTATTTGAGGAGTTGGTGCgagaaaattttccaaaattgg TGAATCATTTGGATTACTTAGGAGTCCAGGTGGCATGGTTCACTGGACCTTGGTTCCTTTCCATATTTGTAAATATGATTCCTTGGGAAAGTG TTATTCGAGTTTGGGATGTGCTTCTATTTGAAGGAAATCGTGTTATGCTTTTTCGAACAGCGCTAGCATTATTGGAGCTATATG GTCCGGCTTTAGTTACCACTAAAGATGCCGGGGATGCTATTACTTTATTGCAGTCCCTTGTAGGCTCAACATTTGATAGCAGCCAGCTTGTTTTGACTGCTTGCATGGGGTTTTTGGCTATAACTGAAACTAGATTGCAAGATTTGAGAGATAAGCATCGGCCAGCTGTATTAGCAGTAGTTGAGGAAAGATCTAAAATGGGTCAGGTTTGGAAGGATTCCAAAGGGCTTGCATCTAAGCTGTATAGTTTTAAGCATGATCCTATTgtaacagaagaaaaaaaaactactgAAGAAGGCACTACAGATGGCTATGTATCTCATTCGAAATCTGGCTCCCGTAATCTTGATGAATTACTTAGTGGCACATCCGTTGATTCAGAAGTAGATTCTTTACCAGAGCTTCAGGATCAG GTCATTTGGTTGAAGGTTGAGCTATGCAGAATGCTGGAGGAGAAAAGATCTGCTGTACTCAG GTTGAGCAGTTGGAGAAAGAGGTGGCTGAGCTACAGCAAGCCCTTGCTGATAAGACAGAGCAAGAGGCTGCAATGCTTAAG GTCTTGA
- the LOC117632544 gene encoding probable serine/threonine-protein kinase PBL7, producing MGWIPCSGKSNSKAKTKKERKNTIELQEKPLDQIKPTSGISKTNSTLSVKEDPKDGGSDHIAAQTFVFRELAAATRNFRAECLLGEGGFGRVYKGRLESTNQVVAIKQLDRNGLQGNREFLVEVLMLSLLHHPNLVNLIGYCADGDQRLLVYEYMPLGSLEDHLHDISPGKRRLDWNTRMKIAAGAAKGLEYLHDKASPPVIYRDLKCSNILLGEGYHPKLSDFGLAKLGPVGDNTHVSTRVMGTYGYCAPEYAMTGQLTLKSDVYSFGVVLLEIITGRKAIDNSRATGEQNLVAWARPLFKDRKKFSQMADPMLQGQYPQRGLYQALAVAAMCVQEQPNMRPVIADVVTALTYLASQKHDQETQPVQSSRLAPCTPPRTKRDSERKAQLW from the exons ATGGGTTGGATTCCCTGTTCTGGTAAATCCAACAGTAAAGCGAAGACCaagaaggaaaggaagaataCGATAGAGTTGCAGGAAAAGCCGCTTGATCAGATCAAACCCACTTCAG GAATTTCAAAGACAAATTCCACCTTGAGTGTCAAGGAAGATCCCAAAGATGGAGGGTCCGATCACATTGCAGCACAGACTTTTGTATTCCGTGAGTTGGCAGCTGCAACTAGAAATTTCAGAGCAGAATGTCTTTTGGGTGAGGGCGGCTTTGGTCGAGTATATAAAGGACGTTTGGAAAGTACCAATCAG GTAGTAGCTATCAAACAACTTGATCGTAATGGGTTACAAGGGAACAGGGAATTCCTTGTTGAAGTGTTGATGTTAAGTCTTCTTCACCACCCTAATCTTGTTAATCTTATTGGTTATTGTGCTGATGGAGATCAAAGGCTGCTTGTTTATGAATATATGCCCCTAGGATCTTTAGAGGACCATTTACATG ATATATCACCTGGTAAGAGACGACTTGATTGGAATACAAGAATGAAAATAGCCGCTGGGGCAGCAAAGGGATTGGAGTATTTACATGACAAAGCAAGTCCTCCTGTTATTTACAGAGATTTGAAATGCTCCAACATATTGCTTGGTGAAGGGTATCATCCAAAACTGTCCGATTTTGGCTTAGCCAAACTTGGCCCTGTTGGGGATAACACCCATGTATCTACAAGGGTTATGGGAACCTATGGATATTGTGCTCCCGAGTATGCTATGACAGGGCAGTTGACTCTTAAATCAGACGTTTATAGCTTTGGGGTAGTTCTTTTGGAAATTATAACAGGCAGGAAAGCAATTGACAATTCAAGAGCTACAGGAGAACAGAATTTGGTTGCATGG GCAAGACCCTTGTTTAAAGACCGAAAGAAATTTTCACAAATGGCAGACCCAATGCTCCAGGGTCAGTATCCCCAAAGGGGCTTGTACCAAGCTCTGGCTGTTGCGGCAATGTGTGTACAGGAGCAGCCTAATATGCGGCCAGTTATAGCTGATGTTGTCACAGCTTTGACTTACCTTGCTTCACAGAAGCACGACCAGGAAACACAGCCAGTTCAAAGCTCCCGTCTTGCCCCTTGTACACCCCCTAGAACCAAGAGGGATAGTGAAAGGAAAGCTCAATTATGGTAG
- the LOC117632495 gene encoding GTPase-activating protein GYP2 isoform X3, with protein sequence MLLSLLSKRSLEADSRDAYGFALRPQHVQRYREYSHIYKEEEEERSNKWKNFLEHVEKSSELSSPEKAHKEELQAEATERKAETVPESGEEGNDTSSGKSVSGCSSERDPEKELQHSKETKKSKVQTWTLIRSSLGSIENMMSFRIRKGKIMKDKQIIVDKDHLPSEAASLGGASEDDVEEDVCFSDALNDSPDAFTAENSVSDGFSDSVKVAGEVEAMDGGVPHSVQSIGTEEAVANGVPPEPFFPWKLELESLVHGGVPTDLRGEVWQAFVGVKARRVERYYYELLAQETNTTESVDKDNSSGVPRKWRRQIEKDIPRTFPGHPALNEDGRNSLRRLLLAYARHNPSVGYCQAMNFFAGLLLLLMPEENAFWTLVGIIDEYFDGYYTEEMIESQVDQLVFEELVRENFPKLVNHLDYLGVQVAWFTGPWFLSIFVNMIPWESVIRVWDVLLFEGNRVMLFRTALALLELYGPALVTTKDAGDAITLLQSLVGSTFDSSQLVLTACMGFLAITETRLQDLRDKHRPAVLAVVEERSKMGQVWKDSKGLASKLYSFKHDPIVTEEKKTTEEGTTDGYVSHSKSGSRNLDELLSGTSVDSEVDSLPELQDQVIWLKVELCRMLEEKRSAVLRAEELETALMEIVKLDNRRELSARVEQLEKEVAELQQALADKTEQEAAMLKVLMWMEQEQKVTEDARISAEQEVAVQKNAVHVLQEKYDKAMSSLTEMEKRVKVAESMLEATLQYESGQAKALKSPRAATTQGNTKKLGILSFGLGWRDRNKGASDLKSPSEQREPSSPKDKTGEEEKGHAK encoded by the exons ATGTTGTTGTCCTTGTTGAGTAAGCGCTCGTTGGAGGCTGATTCCAG GGACGCCTATGGATTTGCTTTGAGACCTCAGCATGTACAAAGATATAGAGAGTACTCTCATATCTACAAG gaggaggaagaggaaagaTCAAATAAATGGAAGAACTTCCTTGAACATGTAGAGAAATCTTCTGAACTGTCCTCTCCTGAGAAGGCACATAAAGAAGAATTGCAGGCTGAAGCTACTGAGCGGAAAGCAGAGACAGTTCCTGAGAGTGGTGAGGAAGGGAATGATACAAGTAGTGGGAAATCTGTTTCGGGTTGTTCATCAGAAAGAGATCCCGAAAAGGAGCTTCAACattcaaaagaaacaaaaaaaagtaaggtCCAAACATGGACTCTCATTAGATCATCCCTTGGTTCCATTGAAAATATGATGAGCTTTCGTATTAGGAAGGGAAAAATTATGAAAGATAAGCAGATAATTGTGGATAAAGACCACCTTCCATCAGAAGCAGCCTCTTTAGGAGGGGCATCTGAGGATGACGTTGAGGAAGACGTTTGCTTTAGCGATGCTTTGAACGACAGTCCGGATGCCTTCACTGCAGAAAATTCTGTAAGTGATGGGTTCTCTGACAGTGTGAAAGTTGCTGGGGAAGTAGAGGCTATGGATGGTGGTGTCCCTCACAGTGTGCAAAGCATTGGGACAGAGGAAGCTGTGGCTAATGGGGTCCCTCCAGAGCCTTTCTTTCCTTGGAAACTAGAACTGGAGTCTCTAGTTCATGGGGGAGTGCCAACGGATCTGAGGGGAGAG GTATGGCAAGCTTTTGTTGGTGTGAAGGCTCGTCGGGTGGAGAGATATTACTACGAATTGCTGGCTCAAGAAACAAATACTACTGAAAGCGTGGATAAAGACAACTCATCTGGTGTTCccagaaaatggagaaggcaGATTGAGAAG GACATACCACGTACATTTCCAGGGCATCCTGCATTGAATGAGGATGGTCGTAATTCACTGAGGCGTTTGCTTTTAGCTTATGCTCGCCATAACCCCTCTGTTGGGTATTGCCAG GCAATGAATTTCTTTGCAGGGTTATTGCTACTTCTGATGCCCGAGGAAAATGCCTTTTG gACTTTGGTGGGTATAATTGACGAATATTTTGATGGCTACTATACTGAGGAAATGATAGAATCTCAG GTGGACCAACTTGTATTTGAGGAGTTGGTGCgagaaaattttccaaaattgg TGAATCATTTGGATTACTTAGGAGTCCAGGTGGCATGGTTCACTGGACCTTGGTTCCTTTCCATATTTGTAAATATGATTCCTTGGGAAAGTG TTATTCGAGTTTGGGATGTGCTTCTATTTGAAGGAAATCGTGTTATGCTTTTTCGAACAGCGCTAGCATTATTGGAGCTATATG GTCCGGCTTTAGTTACCACTAAAGATGCCGGGGATGCTATTACTTTATTGCAGTCCCTTGTAGGCTCAACATTTGATAGCAGCCAGCTTGTTTTGACTGCTTGCATGGGGTTTTTGGCTATAACTGAAACTAGATTGCAAGATTTGAGAGATAAGCATCGGCCAGCTGTATTAGCAGTAGTTGAGGAAAGATCTAAAATGGGTCAGGTTTGGAAGGATTCCAAAGGGCTTGCATCTAAGCTGTATAGTTTTAAGCATGATCCTATTgtaacagaagaaaaaaaaactactgAAGAAGGCACTACAGATGGCTATGTATCTCATTCGAAATCTGGCTCCCGTAATCTTGATGAATTACTTAGTGGCACATCCGTTGATTCAGAAGTAGATTCTTTACCAGAGCTTCAGGATCAG GTCATTTGGTTGAAGGTTGAGCTATGCAGAATGCTGGAGGAGAAAAGATCTGCTGTACTCAG AGCTGAGGAGTTGGAGACAGCGCTTATGGAGATTGTCAAGCTTGATAATCGACGAGAATTAAGTGCAAGG GTTGAGCAGTTGGAGAAAGAGGTGGCTGAGCTACAGCAAGCCCTTGCTGATAAGACAGAGCAAGAGGCTGCAATGCTTAAG GTCTTGATGTGGATGGAGCAAGAGCAGAAGGTAACTGAAGATGCTCGAATAAGTGCCGAGCAAGAAGTAGCTGTTCAGAAAAATGCAGTTCATGTGCTTCAg gaaaaatatgacaaagCCATGTCTTCACTTACTGAGATGGAAAAGAGAGTAAAAGTGGCAGAATCGATGTTGGAAGCTACATTGCAATATGAATCTGGACAAGCCAAAGCACTAAAATCTCCACG GGCTGCGACCACCCAGGGGAACACCAAAAAGTTAGGCATTCTGTCATTTGGACTTGGTTGGCGTGACAGAAATAAG GGAGCCAGTGACTTGAAATCACCCAGTGAACAGAGAGAGCCAAGCTCTCCAAAGGACAAAACTGGTGAGGAAGAGAAGGGGCATGCAAAGTGA